In Tachypleus tridentatus isolate NWPU-2018 chromosome 7, ASM421037v1, whole genome shotgun sequence, a genomic segment contains:
- the LOC143255715 gene encoding tachyplesin-1-like produces the protein MKKLVIALCLMMVLAVMVEEAEAKWCFRVCYRGICYRRCRGKRNEVRQYRDRGYDVRAIPEETFFHDKTKMKMTMKSEAFTAEGSIQLMNIGEDLERMTFTIFKPR, from the exons ATGAAGAAACTTGTAATTGCTTTGTGCCTGATGATGGTATTGGCTGTGATGGTGGAAGAGGCCGAGGCTAAATGGTGCTTCAGAGTATGCTACAGGGGAATTTGTTATCGCAGATGTCGAGGGAAGAGGAA TGAAGTACGTCAGTACCGTGACCGTGGGTATGATGTAAGAGCCATACCAGAAGAAACGTTCTTTCACGACAAGACGAAGATGAAGATGACGATGAAGAGTGAGGCATTTACAGCTGAAGGAAG TATCCAGCTGATGAATATTGGCGAAGACTTGGAACGAATGACTTTTACGATTTTTAAACCTCGttaa